atgcGCAAACAAAAATGCGAACAATATCATTGAGCCCACCAGTGTCATCCCcatttgtatgaggaacttgaTCAAGATTAACTAAACCTTCAGAACTTGAAGATTTTAACTTCTCCGCTTTGTTAATATCTTCAATGGTTTGATCCTCCACGAAGATAACATCACGGCTTCTCACAACCTTCTTCTCAATTGGATCATATAGCCTGTAACCAAACTCATCAAGGCCATAACCAATGAAGATGCACTGCCTTGTCTTGGCAGTTAATTTTGACCTCTCATCTTTAGGCACATGTACAAAAGCTTTGCAACCAAACACTTTCAAGTGGTCATAGGAAATATCCTTGCCATACCAAAATTTGTTTAGAACATCACTTTGCAAAGCAACCGCAGGGGATAGATTAATAACATGTGCGGCGGTCAACAAAGCCTCACCCCAAAAAAAATTCGGCAACTTTGCTTTAGAAAGCAAACATCTGACTCTTTCCATCAATGTCCTGTTCATCCTTTCTGCTAAACCATTAAGCTGATGAGTCTTAGGAAGAGTCTTCTGGTGTCTGATACCCTGTTACTTGCAGTATTTGTCAAACGgtccacaatattcaccaccattATCAGTACGAATACACTTCAGCTTCTTTCCAGTTTCTCTTTCAACTGAAGCCTGAAACTGCTTAAAGACACCTAACACTTATTCTTTAGTCTTCAAGATGTACACCCAAAGTTTTCTTGAACAATCATCAATAAAGGTAGCAAAATAAAGTGCACCACCCAAAGTTCTTGTCTTTATTGGACCACATAAATCTGAATGCACCAACTCAAGCAACTCTGTCTTTCTTGAAGGAGGATGAAACTGGAAagaaactcttttttgttttccagccaagcagtgctcacatttttctaattttgcactttcaaaatttaacaacaattTCTTCTTGGCCAGAACATTTAGTCCTTTCTCGCTAATGTGGCTAAGCCTCTTATTCCATAACGTTGAAGAGTTATGGCTCTCAACGGCATTCACCATATCAACACAGGTAGAGGCCGTAGTCCAGTATAGACCACGACGCTTTTCCCCACGAGCCACAATCATGGAGCCCTTAGTGAGCTTCCACTTTCCAGCACCATTGGTACTGACATATCCCTCATCATCCAAAACACCAACAGAGATCAAGTGCAAACGAACATCAGGTGCATGCTTTAcattgtttaaaactagtttagttCCAATACTAGTTTCCAAACAAATCGTTCCAACACCAGCCACCCTAGATACAGTCTCATTACCCATACTCAGAGTTCCAAAGTCACCCTGAGTATAGGATGAGAAAAATTCCTTCCTTGATGTCACATGAGATGCGGCACCACTGTCCACAACCCAGCTTGACTCATCACAAGTAATATTTATCAGATCCGCATCAAGGACTGTAAAAAGATCTTCTGTAGTGACGCTGGCCACACGATTGCCATCTTCTTTCTGTTCTTCCTTGTCTCTATTCTCCTTTTTCAAAATCCGGCAAAACTTCTTTGTATGCCCTCTCTTCCTGCAATGATAGCACTCAATATCTTTAAGTCTGCTTCTGGATTTGCTTCTCTTTTTCAAAAACGTGGAATGCATTCTCTTCAAAATACCCTTCTCTTTGAACTTTTAAGGGAAAATGCTAATTACAATAATGAGGACGATGGAAAGCACCAAATGGCTAGTAGACTTCGTTCTAAGAAGGTCCTAATTGTGCTTGATGACATAGATGATAAAGATCATTATTTGGAGTATTTAGCAGGTGATCTTGATTGGTTTGGTAATGGCAGTAGAATTATTGTAACAACTAGAGACAAGCATTTGATTGGGAAGAATGATATAATATATGAAGTGACTGCACTACCTGATCATGAAGCCATTCAATTGTTCTATCAACATGCTTTCAAAAAAGAGGTTCCAGATGAGTGTTTTAAGGAGCTTTCATTGGAGGTAGTAAATCATGCTAAAGGCCTTCCTTTAGCCCTCAAAGTGTGGGGTTCTTCCTTACATAAGAGGGATATAACTGTGTGGAAAAGTGCTATAGAGCAAATGAAAATTAATCCTAATTCAAAAATTGTTGAAAAGCTGAAAATTAGTTATGATGGATTAGAGTCCATGCAACAAGAGATGTTCCTAGATATAGCATGCTTCTTCCGAGGGAGACAAAAAGATTACATCATGCAAGTTCTCAAGAGTTGTCATTTTGGAGCTGAATATGGATTGGATGTCTTAATTGAAAAATCTCTTGTGTTCATCTCTGAATATAATCAGGTTGAAATGCATGACTTAATACAGGATATGGGTAAATATATAGTGAATTTTAAAAAAGATCCTGGAGAACGTAGCAGACTATGGCTCGCCGAGGATGTCGAAGAAGTGATGAACAACAATGCAGTAAGTAGGCTAAGCAATGCAATAATATTTAATTTCTAATGTTTATATTCCAAAGACACATAGGGCATGTCAATTCCAATTATTTGTTCATCTTGCTTCATAGTCTTACATGTACTTCATTAATTTTAGTTGTTTACTTTAGTTAGTAGGAGAAGCAAAAGTCATATTAATTGCCTAATTAGTAAAAAAACATTAATTGCCTAATTCGTTAAGTAGACTCTTTAATTTACATTGCCTAAttcatttttcttatattttttgccGGATTGATTCGTCTAGGTAGTAGCCACTTAATCTGTTTGATCCAATTTCATTCTTTGGATTaacttgaaaattttatgacATTTTATTACATAATAATTCAATCACTGATTCACTTTAgcattgttttttatttttattttaaaaagtcaCTACAATTTGTTGGTATTGCTTCAATTGCGATTTCTTTCTATCGCAACATGAAAAGCTTATAAACTTGACTCTAATGAACTTCTAATAAAAATGTAATATTAGAAAATAAAACTACAGAACTAATTGCAAAAAATATTTCTCTAAAGTAACATCAGTATATCCTAATGATCTTCTTACCAGGGGACCATGTCAGTGGAAGTAATTTGGGTTCATTATGATTTTGGCCTATACTTTAGCAATGATgccatgaaaaatatgaaaaggcTTAGGATATTACACATAAAGAGGTATCTGTCCAGTACTAGCCATGATGGTTCCATTGAGTATCTGCCCAACAACTTGCGTTGGTTTGTCTTGGATGACTATCCTTGGGAGTCATTGCCATCTACATTTGATCTCAAAATGCTTGTTCACCTTGAACTCTCGCGTAGTTCACTGCATTATTTATGGATGGAAACAAAGGTACAATAGTTGAGTTCTATTTTTCTCTCTAACTATCTTTGTACTTTATTTTAGTGATAAGGAACAAATATTATTGCTTTTGTCACGTATTATTTGAGGTACTTTCTATTTTTGCTAGAATTACAATGCATGTCTTTAAATGAACAAAAGTTATTAATTCCATAAGCTCAAGTTAATGTGTTTCCATCTCAAAAAAATTATTGTAATTTATATTATTGGAATCCTGTGGAGTAGCAAAATAGGTTCTTTTTTTCCCTCTCTCTATCTCATTCTGTATGTTCTGAACAGCATTTGCCGTCTCTACGGACGATAAATCTCACGGGCTCTGAAAGCCTGATGCGAACACCAGATTTCACGGGGATGCCAAATTTGGAGTATTTGGATCTGTCTTTTTGTTTTAATCTTGAAGAGGTTCACCATTCCTTGGGATGTTGCAGCAAACTCATTCGGTTAGATTTGAGGGGGTGTCAAAGCCTTGAGAGGTTTCCATGTGTTAACGTGGAATCTCTTCAGCATTTGGATTTACCAGGTTGCTCAAGTTTAGAGAAATTTCCAGAATTCCGCGGGAGAATGAAGCTGGAGACACCGATTCACATGAGATCTGGGATAAGTGAACTACCATCATCTAGTTTTCACTACCAGACTCGTATTACCTGCCTAGATTTGAGCGATATGGAAAACCTTGTAGTTCTTCCAAGCAGCATCTGTAGGCTGAAAAGTTTGGTTCAATTATATGTGTCTGATTGCTCAAGCCTGGAAAGTTTGCCAGAAGAGATAGGGGATTTAGACAACTTGGAGGTGCTTTATGCCAGTGATACTCTAATTTCACGACCTCCGTCTTCCATCGTACGCTTGAACAAACTTAACAGCTTGAGCTTTAGGTGCTCCGGAGACATCGAAGTGCACTTTGAGTTCCCTCCAGTGGCTGAAGGATTATGGTCATTGAAAGATCTGGATCTCAGTTACTGCAATCTAATAGATGGAGGACTTCCGGAAGACATTGGATCCTTATCCTCTTTAAAatatttgaatctcaatggaaATAATTTTGAGCATTTGCCTCGAAGCATAGCCCAACTTGGTGCTCTTCGATCCTTAGACTTATCATATTGCGAGAGGCTTACACAGCTACCAGAAATTCCCCCTGAATTAAATGAATTGCATGTAGATTGTCATATGGCTATGAAATTTATCCATGATTTAGTAACAAAGAGAAAGAAACTACAGAGGGTGAAACTTGATGATGCACGCAATGATTCTATATATAATTTGTTTACTCATGTCCTGTTTCAGAATATCTCTTCCTTAAGGCATGACATCTCTGCTTCAGATTCCTTGTCCGAAAGTGTGTTTACCATTGTGCATCCTTATAATAAGA
The sequence above is drawn from the Nicotiana tabacum cultivar K326 chromosome 13, ASM71507v2, whole genome shotgun sequence genome and encodes:
- the LOC107809653 gene encoding TMV resistance protein N-like; the encoded protein is MIALNIFKSASGFASLFQKRGMHSLQNTLLFELLRENANYNNEDDGKHQMASRLRSKKVLIVLDDIDDKDHYLEYLAGDLDWFGNGSRIIVTTRDKHLIGKNDIIYEVTALPDHEAIQLFYQHAFKKEVPDECFKELSLEVVNHAKGLPLALKVWGSSLHKRDITVWKSAIEQMKINPNSKIVEKLKISYDGLESMQQEMFLDIACFFRGRQKDYIMQVLKSCHFGAEYGLDVLIEKSLVFISEYNQVEMHDLIQDMGKYIVNFKKDPGERSRLWLAEDVEEVMNNNAGTMSVEVIWVHYDFGLYFSNDAMKNMKRLRILHIKRYLSSTSHDGSIEYLPNNLRWFVLDDYPWESLPSTFDLKMLVHLELSRSSLHYLWMETKHLPSLRTINLTGSESLMRTPDFTGMPNLEYLDLSFCFNLEEVHHSLGCCSKLIRLDLRGCQSLERFPCVNVESLQHLDLPGCSSLEKFPEFRGRMKLETPIHMRSGISELPSSSFHYQTRITCLDLSDMENLVVLPSSICRLKSLVQLYVSDCSSLESLPEEIGDLDNLEVLYASDTLISRPPSSIVRLNKLNSLSFRCSGDIEVHFEFPPVAEGLWSLKDLDLSYCNLIDGGLPEDIGSLSSLKYLNLNGNNFEHLPRSIAQLGALRSLDLSYCERLTQLPEIPPELNELHVDCHMAMKFIHDLVTKRKKLQRVKLDDARNDSIYNLFTHVLFQNISSLRHDISASDSLSESVFTIVHPYNKIPNWFLQQGRDRSVSVNLPENWYIPDKFLGFALCYDGILIDTIAQLIPVCDDGMSWMTRKLALSNHSECDTESSDNSVKDIHFFATFFDIHFLLVPLAVLWDTSKANGKTPNDYGVIRLSFSGEMKEYGLRLLYKEEAEAEALSQMRENNNEPTDHSTGIRRTRYNNSEHHYSVTNEASSSSSSKKQRSHF